The Lasioglossum baleicum chromosome 5, iyLasBale1, whole genome shotgun sequence genome segment aaatattttttagacgtcatttactaaaataatgcttctagccttacagagaaattgaagtcgtttggtccattcataaaaaagttattctgatttaaagtgtgtagaatcagttatgctccttactgtatatgttTTCTCTGCGCAAGTCAGAGACCCCGAAAACCTCTCATTACTAGATTTCCTATAATTCCTATGAAGAATTCAATCTCAGCCACTTTTCCGCGATTTCTAGACAATAGTatgcattgtgagaattgttaacaagatttttcaaatatttccgatgatctgacaaaaaaattaatcagtcttcacttttctacaaacttcaatacaaaaagttaaagaaaaatctcttttttttataaaaaatgaaggtcacctcaatgtttaaaatattaacatattttttacttcataatattctaactggtatcaagacgaatccaacgacctataatagcttaataaactttaataaaccttgaaataacgctacaatagttttggccacaaaaagcgagctaccggaccactgtgcggctgTGGAGATTTATGAATTTATCGGAAGTAGATTCGGACAATCATGATTAGACGAATCAGTAAATTCAAAATTCCTACTGAACTAAGGACCGCCTACTGCTCGCAAGGTACAATTGCAAACATTTGGTTTCAATCTGCTCGAACAGATTTTGCTGACTGGGAacattcagaaaagttgaaaagTTTTGATTGCCTGAGTGAAAGTTCAGCCcaatattgtattatacattTTCGACTCTAATTTTCTTCTTGTTGCAACTGTACCACCAAATCGGCAACAGCCTCTATAAAACAGTTGGTCTATGTAATTTGGCCGGTAAGCTCAGTGTTAACACGGACTCCGATTAACGTTAAGCAGCTTACGTCCCGACGGTTGATGGTAACCTCGTCAAAATTGCGCGGGCAATCAATCCTCAGTGTCAATTAAAATCGCATTCCGGTTTGCCTTCTCGATCTCCAAGGAAGCCCGTCGTATTCCGTGAGAAGCGCACCATTTCTGTTTCACGGTTGCCGGTCGCTTcgcaataaactttccgtttCTCCTTCTTCTATCGTTTGCTTTACTTTATTATACACGGAACCGCGTTTTTCATTCAGGTAAGTGTAACGATTTTTGAATTATTTTAGTGGATGCTACGTGCGTTTTACTTTGTCGTAGCGTTTTCATTTCTTTTACTCGACTGGTTTATTTTGCGTTTATACATTGGTCTAGTGTTGATTAGAGTTTGCTCTTGTTCGGAGAACGTAGCTCGTGGTTCTCTCGAGTCGTCCTCGGGACAACGTTTTAGGTTGTAGCAAGCTATACTTCGATCCTCTTGTGTCCCTTTGATTTTTACAAGCCCGTTGTTCATGGAATCTGAACGAATATATACGTCGCATTAACCTTTCGAACGAGGATTAGACGAATTAAATCGTTGCTCGTGTTTATTATCACGTACTGGAAAtttttgaagtggaaatttctttaggcgcaccgcgtacacaattgctggacagtgaatgagtctgatccgtcacgctccgaggtgaaacgctatttggGTAAACTCGGGGTGTGCGTCGCTGGCTTTTCGCTGTGCAGTGAACGAGTTTAATCCGTCACGCTCTCAGGTAAAACGCTATTCAGGAGCAAGCGAGAAACAGACAAGTGTGcaatagaagttttcacttcgttCGTGCAGTCTTATGCAcacagtattttttattttattttcaggttAAATTTTGATGTGCGGTTGTGGAATCCTTAATTTGTTTATATTCAGCCTGTTGCACAAAGATAAAAAAACTAATTGAATAACTTGCGTACGTCGAATAGGACCAAACTGTCTGACCCAATTGATCGACACAGGAATGGTATAGGTACATTAAAAATTCATTAACACTAGGGTTCCatcaaaatgacgggttctaatatttttaatttacgattactGAGATTGTAAAGTTGCATCCTTGGTTCACCGGTAAACGCGCATATACAGATCCTACAAGTGTATTATGTGTCGGCAATTATTCGAGTATTAATATTTATGGCTGTGACGTACACCATGAATCGTAAATGTGTCTACGTGTCTTTGCGAGGcgcgtcctctctctctctctctttcctccccGTATATGTTATTTAAATGACCAGCGAGTGCTGGCCCGTGTCCCATGGATAAGAAAGTGGCCGGCCTGAAAAAGGGCTGGATTCGTTCCACGACCAGGGCGAACGTTTCGAAGGGAGACACGAGCAATATCCGCGTTTCACCATGTACATATTTACACGGGCACCCTTTACTGCTCCTACATCTATCCACTCGAAGCCTGTTTCACTTCCGGTATCGGAACCTGTAGACAAGTAGCATATGTACTCTCTTCGGGGCACTGTGTTTCCGTTGAGGCACCCAGCGCGGTTCGATCTTCAAAAAATTCACACTAAAAACATTATTGCGCTCATTTACTATAATCGTGAATGTGGGCTATCTTTCGGAGCGACCTGGATGTCCCATCCCACTATCTTTCTAGAAGTTAGCCCCCCActtgttaaattaaataatttcaacagttgtgctgAGTTGTACTCGAATATTACAGCTACAATATCAAAAATaagactaaaaattgaaaaaaaagattttttgagtatcccccatttttcatttttctcaatTGTGCTAAGTTGTGCTAGGTTGTGCTAAGATTGTGCCAAAGTAttacttcataaaaataataaataaagaagttaTGATAAATAATCGTTTTGGACACCTAATTAACGTTTAAGTTAGTAACAATTATCCAAACAGCACATAATcatatatctgagttgtgctgaGTAGCACAAGTAGGGGGCTAACTTCTAGGAGGCTATTGCGCAGCGCAATTTGGGCTACGTTCAATTTTAACTTACAAGGGACATTACCCAAAtgtaacacgccgattttaatgtgtagtttgttgaaaaatattttacacgtatttttttttcgCTGCTGACATTCATGCGAAGAGGGTGAAAGTGGCCTTCAAAGTTGGGGTCAAAACCTTATTTGTGCTAATATCAAATTACAAAATTAGAAGCATTACCTAATAATAGAAAATTAcctaaaattgccaatttttgttgttgtatataattaacttagaaatgtaaaataacttGTTGTTATATAGATACTGGGTTAATTGTCTTGTACATTAGTTACAAAgtacaccacaatttatatacagggtgagtctagTAACATGACaatctcaaataactcgtaagttatttcTTGTCCAAAagaaatgttcaaacaaatgctGCATGGTTCCTAAggggacatacagtgctgcaatatgatttttgttacttcgattttttatcgagatatggAGATCACCTTCAGTTTATCAAATGGAACGCCCAATATTTTTGATTGAACTCGGATAaagcacaaaattctgcgtaaaaaagtattgaccttcgtaTATCAttaatctaatagttaacgagatattatcgaaataattttccatatgTACTTATTCAAATTGAGGGTATCAGTTCCAGCACCTACTAGCTTCCAGGTAATAACTATTATACATATGGGAAATTATATCGatcatatctcgttaactattagatttatgatatatAAAGGTTAATACTTTTCTacgcagaattttgtgcttcatccgagttcaatcaaaaatattaggcattctatttaataaactgaaggtgacctctataacttgataaaaaatcgaagtaccaaaaatcagattgcagcactgtatgtccccctaggaaccatgcaacatttgtttgaacatttctTTTGGACAAgaaataacttacgagttatttgagatcgtcacttTACGAGAGTATTTGTTATTATACTCATTTTAGAAACATATTTTGAGTTGTGTTACTCTTCTAATGAATgaacaatatataaaaaatgcacaatataTAGAAAGTATAAATCAAGAGGTACTTATTATACTTGtgttagaaatatattttgagttgCGCCACTTTTGTTATGTATGAACGATATACAAAATATGCACAATATATAGAAAGAATAAATCAAGAGGTATTTATTATACttgttttagaaatatattttgagttgtgtcactttacACAATACAGGGCGTTTCCTTTAGCTGATAACGggaatatcttgtgacgcactgaagttacgaaaaaaatttgtttacaaaaattgttcggtatgaagggtatTTACAATCATATACTCGAATTTTTTTAGGATTAGAATGGTGGGCAGAGGGGATTTCAATGTCAAattcagttttttaaatggaatgtcctattttttatccCATAGATCGATATAGTATCGAATTCTGAGCaaaaaagtgttgacctttatatgtcctaaacctaatagttaacgagatattatcgaaacaattttctttcttctttggataatatctcgttaactattaggttaaggacatatgaaggtccacacttttatactcagaattcgatactctatcgatctattgtataaaaaaaggaactcttatttaaaaaaatcaaggtgaccttgaaatgtcctgtATGCCTCCACGCACGCTGAAAATGTTTGTGTCACAATATGGCCCCCTCTATACCGtgtaagttttgtatacagggtgggtcaataactatgtccaccttgaatataTCCGTTatgtgtaataattagactgctgatctttatgcaaaataaaaaatgtttgcatcgattgcaagatacaggggtgagataaaaatttctttctttttttaattgactgattaagctgaaaccaatacgttgatgtctttaaatatttttaatatgttcactgctttaaattgtgcttacccatttttgtcataaatgcataaaatccgcagtctagtaacaatATAGAagaatgttatgaacaaaatatGCACGGTACTTAACTTGACTTTGATATCCCCCTCCCCGCCATTCTAGTcctcaaaaaaattagactatatgattgtacccttcataccgaacaatttttggaaacaaattttttcgtaacttcaatgcgtcacaagatatttccgttgtcagataaacgaaacaccctgtatacagaaaGAATGACTCAAGAGGTAGAACAGCAACAATCTTGATTACAATGCACCAAGTTCCTAATCGATCGAACTGCCTCAAAATTCGAATTGTTTCGCACCTGCAACACCTAAATCCTTGCTCCCACGCTTCCTTCTGACCGACATTCGGACACGACATATATTTTTGTACACGAGTCGATCAAAGTCACAAGCACACTTCAGAAAGTATGCAATCTCCGTACCGCCAGCTCGAACACTCTCGCGCCTAATCTGTCACCTTTATGTGAATAAAAAGTCTGTCTATTGTATTATCATGTTCGCCCGAGTTTTACGCTACCATGCTCGCCGGCGAACGTGACCTCGTCAAAGACTGTGATACAATCGTAGTCTCTTGCAGGAGTGAAGTACAACGAACAGTAATTAACGATAGAATCTCGACGCGAGGACCGGTGCACACGGTTCTTGCTCGCAGATCTGTAATTTAGggtaattaaagaaaaaaaaagagacgctTGGAACGAGAGCGAGAAAGAGTGTGCGTGCGTTTCTTCTCGCAGCTGTTTATTGTACGATTGTTCCACTGTTTCATGACGATACACGCTCGTTCCAATACGCGTCCATAGGTATAGTAATCTGTTAAGTAACATTGGAGAGCACAGACTGAAACGGACAGGGCTCAATGTTGTACACCGTAAATCGATGTTACGTGTTTTAGGGTGTATGTAACGCAGGATACCGTAATGATCAAAAGCGATTAGGCACCTGACTTGCTCAAACAGAGATCTCAAACACTGAATGGGTACCATTATCGAGCTTATTTACTTCGCTGAGGATTTCGATCAGCAGTTGCTCGTATCGCATCGTCCCATAAAGAACGCGGATGTTCTTTTGTAATTTCGGAAGTGCAGAAAGGTAATCACAACTGTTCATTTTCATTGTAATACGTAGACTGTGGATATATttcaagaaaataaaaattattcgcaTCAATTGAAAGATACGGGAACCAAATGGGAATTTATTCCACTCATTCTACTTCAAAAATATGGTTTTCCGACTTACGCCATTTTAATAATCACCAACACATATCGAGAAAAGCACACGACAGAAAATACTACGAAACACTAATTGTGATCATATTTTTGTAATTTGTCTTCCAAAAATAGCAAATTCGCATAACTTATGGGATGAATACGAGCGAGCGATCATGTACTTGCTCAATGCGAACGTATATATAGATTGTGCGACCGAAAGCATGATAAAAACTAGCCTAAAGCGATTCTTCGTGCAAAAATGAACAGAAGCTGCAGAATCTTTTGCTCGATCCAGTctgttttcaagaaaatcgaatTTGATGACGTATCAAGCACTGCGACCACGAGAAGTAGATATAGTGAACCATGCGCAGACACGTCagctgattttcattcaatgcCACTCGAGCTCCATGAATTCTCGAACTCGATTTTCTCTAAAACCACCTCGAATGAAAAACTTGTATTTGATACTGTACACCCATTTTTGTACGAAAAATCGTTTCATACTAGTTGGAGCCATACTCGCGGCCGCGTGTTGTACAAACGTGAAGACTGAAGTCGAATTACTAGAGTAGCaatgagactgcggatttttatgcaaaataaaaattgtctgcatccgtTGCAAACAACAGTAGACATACATTTTTGttgtaagtgcataaaatccgcagtctagcaatgatGCGTGTTTCATGTGATCGTGGAAGTTTCGCCGTGGTCGTATTAAAGATAAAAGTTTATTATAAATCTATTACAATATACAACATATAAATAtgtgaatgtatatgtatataaaaagaaCCGGTCGACTTAAAAGAAAAAGTCGTATATATGTATCGTACATACATGACTATCAGTGTGCGTTGTGCTACAAGAAATACTAACGTTGGTCATTATTTTTCGTACATTTATTCGTCGTTTCTATGTGAAGCACATAAAGAGATGTCTGGTACATTCAGCCTGTTGTTGTTCTGATTAATTGTTGTCCAAGGACACGCCTTTCCCGGTCCACCTCTCCTTCAGCTCCACCTTCAGTCCCAGGTCCCTCAAGGCCATTTTCACGTCGCTCTCGATTTTGACGCCGTGCTGCTTCAGGGCCGTTGTCAGGACGTCTTCTATACCATAGGCAATGAACTCTTGACACTCGTTCTTATTGCGCACGGACATGTTCCGGATCGCCCAAGCAGCTTGCTTCAGGACCGGCACGCTCTTCGAGTAAGCTTTCATCGAGTCGATGATTACAAGCGGCGCGCCGCAATCGTAAAACACACCAGCGTTTTGGGGACACCTCAACGTTAATGCGGAAATGCATGCAAGGCCAGCTTGAACCACACACTCAGAGCCCTGTGGCACAAGCAACGCTTAGAACGTTAGCTAGAAGAAGCCTAGACCACTAAGTCTAAAGCAGGATTCCAAAAACAGCTGTTCAAAACTGTTATATAAAGTTACTTACTTTCAGTTTTACGATACAGTTATATCAGTTACTTACTTTCATTCTGCTGACGGCTGAAACTATCAGAGGCCCGCAGCCCGAACTGATAACGTGAAACTTCACTTCGTCGTTACCCGCCAAAGCCTTCAACAGCTTCAAGGCCTGCCAGTTCAGCTTCTCTGAGTCCGGGTAGTCGATCATCACGTCTATCACAAACTTGAGCCCTCCTGCGTCCTCTACCTCCTGACAAAACTCGTTCCTCACGATTAGGGCTGCTAGAGTTATCATCACATCCCCTACTACCTCTCTATCCTTCCTATATTCTATGTGAAACGTGCTGGTTACCTTACATATTTGTGTTTATATtcatatgtacagggtgatgTAATTTGGGAAATTACATATGTATTCGTTATTCAAACAAATGTTTCAAGTATAATTTAACTTTGTTGCAAAAAGAACATCTAGTACTGATCGAAAGCTTGATCCACCTATTTTGAATATGTAAATGAATCTTCTGATCCATTGAAGAAATGAAGAAATCTTCCTACAAGATTCCTAAATTTCCAAATCACTTGGACACAATTTGTGACCATTGCTTGATGTACTTTTAAGAAATATTTTGTTGAGTAACGAATACCCAAGTGGGCCACCTTGTATAGTGTCTACGTACTCGACATCAACCCCGTCAAAATGTTCAGGGCTCCCCTTGCAATCACAGTTGCATGTTCATGTGCCTTTCCAAATTCATGCCTTATATCATCGTCCAATACCAAGGATCTGACCACAGCACAGGCGTCTCTTAGTTCAGATCCGCTGGCATCCTCTCTCATCAGTATCTTTTTGAGCTTAGTAAAGATATcagcattaaatatattttgtctATTAAATTCGTGTTTTATGCAACACTCTCTTATCCAGCGTAAAAGACATTGTAGCGTTGGAATGTCTGTATTTCTATCTAAAATGCTGATAGACAATGCCATGCGTTAGAGGAGCTGTTGCTTGCTTTACTCATAATATTATCTAGTCATAATTATTAATAGTTCCTTACTGTATTTGCAGAGCTATTCCT includes the following:
- the LOC143209140 gene encoding armadillo repeat-containing protein 6 homolog, which gives rise to MVRVISQETYDEVVNENIEQFAMTPKEAIEDAVKQFEAQGVDLTNIIKDLILNDDTELIAGYLSQLNIAISDKRFENVPQTLEKLRKELDKDIARRVYAGKKGGYNTLIKLMKCCHHNNTIMRSALKTITSLMTGNPDLLNDEGIALQIHILDRNTDIPTLQCLLRWIRECCIKHEFNRQNIFNADIFTKLKKILMREDASGSELRDACAVVRSLVLDDDIRHEFGKAHEHATVIARGALNILTGLMSKYRKDREVVGDVMITLAALIVRNEFCQEVEDAGGLKFVIDVMIDYPDSEKLNWQALKLLKALAGNDEVKFHVISSGCGPLIVSAVSRMKGSECVVQAGLACISALTLRCPQNAGVFYDCGAPLVIIDSMKAYSKSVPVLKQAAWAIRNMSVRNKNECQEFIAYGIEDVLTTALKQHGVKIESDVKMALRDLGLKVELKERWTGKGVSLDNN